A genomic region of Micromonospora sp. NBC_01796 contains the following coding sequences:
- a CDS encoding class I SAM-dependent methyltransferase: MTTSTRPSVPPHGDKPSYSFDNNDPAAADRHNFLAEMLDEPTFARLSELGDLTGRRCLELGAGGGSVARWLAARTGPTGTVVATDLNPRHIPDDPGYTVLRHDLKDPLPDGPWDLVHARLVLMHVPQRREVMRRLVDALAPGGVLVIEDWLTSAGKLVLAAPDDEAEALIDAYQETLVGQVLTGNGTDSTWAAHIHSVMLAEGLVDVDTVIHSRSWPGGTAGALLVAANVAQVRTQMLTRGFTEPQLETLQRLVHDPRLVVRGHLTYSTVGWRDRAPG, encoded by the coding sequence ATGACCACCTCCACCCGGCCGTCGGTGCCGCCCCACGGGGACAAACCCTCGTACTCCTTCGACAACAACGACCCGGCGGCGGCCGACCGGCACAACTTCCTCGCCGAGATGCTCGACGAACCCACTTTCGCCCGGCTCTCCGAACTGGGGGACCTGACCGGTCGTCGCTGCCTCGAACTCGGTGCCGGCGGCGGTAGCGTGGCCCGTTGGCTGGCCGCCCGGACCGGTCCCACCGGCACGGTGGTGGCGACCGATCTCAATCCTCGCCACATCCCCGACGACCCCGGCTACACGGTGCTCCGGCACGACCTCAAGGACCCGCTGCCCGACGGACCGTGGGACCTCGTCCACGCACGGCTGGTGCTCATGCACGTGCCCCAGCGGCGGGAGGTCATGCGCCGGCTGGTCGACGCCCTGGCGCCCGGCGGGGTGCTGGTGATCGAGGACTGGCTGACCTCGGCGGGAAAACTGGTCCTGGCCGCGCCCGACGACGAGGCCGAGGCCCTGATCGACGCCTACCAGGAGACTCTGGTGGGGCAGGTCCTGACCGGCAACGGCACCGACTCGACCTGGGCGGCGCACATCCACTCGGTCATGCTCGCGGAAGGTCTGGTGGACGTGGACACGGTCATCCACTCCCGATCCTGGCCGGGAGGCACCGCCGGCGCCCTGCTCGTCGCGGCGAACGTCGCACAGGTACGCACCCAGATGCTGACCCGGGGATTCACCGAACCGCAGTTGGAGACCCTGCAACGGCTGGTCCACGATCCCCGGCTGGTCGTACGCGGCCACCTGACCTACTCCACCGTCGGCTGGCGTGACCGGGCTCCCGGATGA
- a CDS encoding ABC transporter substrate-binding protein, translating to MFRHSRALASGLLVLTLLATTACSGAEGGDSGVAGNDEPDKVTYLTAFGASGRDAFAFVAKEKGFFREAGIDAEIELGQASGENVKALVGGRAQFVNIDLIGAWILAGTNAEYKDQFRAIAAVHQQTLVAILALEGGGITSPKDLAGKRIGAATSSVNQLLFPAYAQLAGVDAAGVKWVNAAPAQVPALLASGQVDAVSTFLIGRAGIEKAAGKKTVLLPYNDYLPDLFGNGILASDRVIKDDPELCKRFREALMKGLRYTIDHPDEAAQILFKAQPAANVDAAKAEITSMTPYVAPAAGAPLGAMDEQRVTSALAVIHDLGLVKEALAPQAVVDFNLTPKA from the coding sequence ATGTTCCGACACAGCCGTGCGCTGGCCAGCGGTCTGCTGGTCCTGACCCTGTTGGCAACCACCGCTTGCTCCGGCGCCGAGGGCGGCGACAGCGGGGTGGCGGGCAACGACGAACCGGACAAGGTGACCTACCTGACCGCGTTCGGTGCTTCCGGGCGCGACGCCTTCGCCTTCGTCGCCAAGGAGAAGGGCTTCTTCCGGGAGGCCGGCATCGATGCCGAGATCGAGCTCGGCCAGGCGTCGGGCGAGAACGTCAAGGCGCTGGTCGGAGGCCGAGCCCAGTTCGTGAACATCGACCTGATCGGCGCCTGGATCCTGGCCGGCACCAACGCCGAGTACAAGGACCAGTTCCGGGCCATCGCCGCCGTGCACCAGCAGACCCTGGTCGCCATCCTCGCCCTGGAGGGCGGCGGCATCACCTCACCGAAGGACCTGGCCGGCAAGCGGATCGGCGCCGCGACCAGCTCCGTCAACCAACTGCTCTTTCCGGCGTACGCGCAGCTCGCCGGTGTTGACGCCGCAGGGGTGAAGTGGGTGAACGCGGCCCCCGCGCAGGTGCCGGCCCTGCTCGCCTCGGGTCAGGTCGACGCGGTCAGCACGTTTCTGATCGGCCGTGCCGGGATCGAGAAGGCCGCCGGAAAGAAGACGGTCCTGCTGCCGTACAACGATTACCTGCCCGACCTGTTCGGCAACGGCATCCTGGCGTCGGACCGGGTCATCAAGGACGATCCCGAGCTGTGCAAGCGGTTCCGGGAGGCGCTGATGAAGGGCCTGCGGTACACGATCGACCACCCCGACGAGGCGGCGCAGATCCTGTTCAAGGCCCAGCCGGCGGCCAACGTCGACGCGGCCAAGGCCGAGATCACGTCGATGACGCCGTACGTGGCGCCGGCTGCGGGGGCTCCACTCGGCGCCATGGACGAGCAGCGGGTGACGTCGGCTCTCGCCGTCATCCACGATCTGGGGCTGGTCAAGGAGGCCCTGGCGCCACAGGCGGTGGTCGACTTCAACCTCACTCCGAAAGCCTGA
- a CDS encoding phosphatase PAP2 family protein: MGSAQPRTDEHSAKRGWWTRRLDPDRSLGLRLTLASVAAVLVLVPFSVLSLLVISAWWPLRSVDEGLAESLHEEAVTNSGWTSAMQIWTDVFGPGPLRVLVLAVVVWLWWRGARRVALWAVTTMIAGGLLGAGLKLLFGRGRPELLDPVEHAAGYSFPSGHALTAALAAGVLVLVFLPFVGEIDETRRRRAARWGIWAAALAVTAVTGLSRIALGVHWLSDVLGGWVLGAAVVAATTAAFATWRGRVGHRPSDPLTEGVEEEQHPAGYGQA, from the coding sequence ATGGGCTCAGCACAACCACGGACAGATGAACATTCGGCAAAGAGAGGATGGTGGACGCGGCGACTCGATCCGGACCGCTCACTGGGGCTGCGGCTGACGCTCGCCTCGGTCGCGGCGGTGCTCGTACTCGTGCCGTTCTCGGTGCTGTCCCTGCTGGTCATCTCGGCCTGGTGGCCGCTGCGCAGCGTGGACGAGGGACTGGCCGAGTCGCTGCACGAGGAGGCGGTGACAAATTCGGGCTGGACCTCGGCGATGCAGATCTGGACCGACGTGTTCGGCCCTGGGCCGCTGCGGGTGCTGGTCCTGGCGGTGGTGGTCTGGTTGTGGTGGCGGGGCGCCCGCCGGGTGGCGCTGTGGGCGGTCACGACCATGATCGCCGGTGGTCTGTTGGGCGCCGGGCTCAAGCTGCTGTTCGGCCGGGGGCGGCCCGAGTTGCTCGATCCGGTGGAGCACGCGGCCGGCTACTCCTTCCCGTCCGGTCACGCGCTCACGGCGGCGCTGGCTGCGGGCGTACTGGTGCTGGTCTTCCTGCCCTTTGTCGGCGAGATCGATGAAACCCGGCGGCGGCGCGCGGCCCGCTGGGGGATCTGGGCCGCCGCCCTTGCGGTCACGGCGGTGACCGGACTCAGCCGGATCGCGCTGGGTGTGCACTGGCTCAGTGACGTGCTCGGTGGTTGGGTACTCGGGGCGGCGGTGGTGGCGGCCACGACGGCGGCGTTCGCCACCTGGCGGGGCCGGGTCGGACATCGCCCGAGCGACCCGTTGACCGAGGGAGTGGAGGAGGAACAGCACCCGGCCGGGTACGGCCAGGCGTAG